The sequence TTATGTCAGCTCCAGCTATTGTAGTTTTTTTGTAGTTGTATTTGTAGAtaatttatagaaaatatttaataatgtgttttatttcttttatattcATTTGTTGAATGTAAACAATACTTGATCAACAATATTTTAGTATATAACTCCTTTCTTACTGATTTATAATGTAGTTACTCTGTAAATTCCAGTTAATGTAATTTTTTTGTAGTTGTATTGTAgataaattacaaaaaaatattaacaaCTATGTAAAGGATGCTAGAGATAGTAAAAAAGTGGTAGATTATATATATAGAAACCATTCATAAACAAATCACTCTATGAAAGTGTTATCTCAATACAGAAAAATCCTAACTAACTACATTATGATCTTAAAAACTTCAACAATTACACATCAAATTCTGTTATCCTGAACTCACCAACAATTTTTATGAAATATTCTGTTAACtacataaattttatttcttttggggTGTATTCtttcaagatcttttgttattCCCTTCTCCTCCGCAGTTGCCACATGAAACCTTGTACTTCTTTGAATTTATTTCATCATAtgttttgtatctttctttttgaGGTCTTCATGGCTGCCTTTTCCCTCCTGTAGGTGGATTTACTACTTCTTCAAATATATGTTGTGGCACATTCCATTTGCTTTCTTCAGGCAGGGGATTTACTGGTATTTCATAAATACGCAAGAGGTTCTCCCTTGTCTAATAAGGAGAACAATATTGTTCAAAAAACTCATCCATGTATCTTAAAGCAGCCAAAGCATGTGAACAAGGAAGTTCATCAAGCTGGAATTGTCCACAACTATATCCCTTATTTTCAAGACAAACAATATAGCGTCTCGCACCATCTAGTACTGTATGAATGTAGCtgttgaagccctcacctacGATTACATTACAAACAAAAAAACAATTCATATACGGTTAAACTAAcaatatctacaaaatatctacaaattatctacattGTCCTGTataaattaatttgattcaataaATGATCAGATCTTACTCTAAACTTGTGCGACAATGTTTTGTTGCCATCCAACTCTTTGTTGAATTTAAACCCAAGGTATGTGAATAGGTATGTGAATGTACCATTTGTTTTGATTAACTTTTCCTTCGTCCAACGTTCAAGAAGGGTCCTCATATACTTTAATAGTTCTACTGTCAGCAACTCTCTTGCATATTTTGTTACATCATTCAACGAATCTGCAATGTTTGATGTCATAGTCCAAGCTCTGTTCACCGTAGCATGTACTCGAGACCATCTATGATAGCCAATATCGTATAAGTATGCTTTAACACGCGGGTCAatctcttcaatctttgacatccTTTCATCAAATTCATCAAGCGTGTATGAATGTGCCGTGGCAAAGTACAATTCACTTAACTTTAGATGTCCCTTCTTGAACTTTGCTTgtatatttgtccaaatatgccacatgcaagaATAATGTGGCATGCCGGGATAAACAATAGATATTGCCTTCAAGATACTCCCATTCCGATCTGAAACAAACACACATATTTGGTCTTTCACCATATGCATGTTTGAATTGCTCAAAAAACCACTTCCATAATGCGTCATTTTCTGAATCAGCAACAGCATATGCCAATGGTAATATGGTACCTACATTATGTGGCAAAAAGAAATTAATTGGTTGCAGGAAAAAATGCAGAAGAAGACATATACATACAAACTACAACTTTTTTACAATATATCTACAACTATAAGTACTGCAAAAAATATACAAGCTACAATATTTCTACAATAAAACTTCAATACCTGTTGCATTCATTGTACTAGTTGTTAGCATTATTCCCCTATATGATGACTTTAAGAAGGTCCCATCAACTACTACAACTAGCCTACAATATTCCCAACCACTGATTGACGTACAAATCGCAACAAATACATACAAGAAGCAGTCATCGTCCGTCTTCTTCAATTTAATTACAGACCTCGGATAAGTCTTCTCTAGAATATACAAATAACTAGGCAATTTGCTGTAGGAGTCAACAAGATGACCTCTCAAAAACTGTAAagccttttcctttgctctccaagCTTGCATGTAGGTTAGATTCACGCCCATGTTCAGACAACATGTCAGTTTGTATGTCTTTTGGTGTGTAAATTATCTTAGGATCAGAATATTTTGGAATAACCATGCTACCAACTACCATGG is a genomic window of Nicotiana tabacum cultivar K326 chromosome 16, ASM71507v2, whole genome shotgun sequence containing:
- the LOC142170304 gene encoding uncharacterized protein LOC142170304, with translation MSKIEEIDPRVKAYLYDIGYHRWSRVHATVNRAWTMTSNIADSLNDVTKYARELLTVELLKYMRTLLERWTKEKLIKTNGEGFNSYIHTVLDGARRYIVCLENKGYSCGQFQLDELPCSHALAALRYMDEFFEQYCSPY